The proteins below come from a single Rosa rugosa chromosome 2, drRosRugo1.1, whole genome shotgun sequence genomic window:
- the LOC133734435 gene encoding adenosine kinase 1-like, with protein sequence MNRWKCLQSLTLARKPFFRKGFLILKRSLIVNLATANCYKVEHLKRPENWALVEKAKYIYVAGFFSTVYPESIQLVTEHVAANNKVFSMNLSTPFICEFFKDVQEKASCALLNEPKTMVDCCSFDIIFGRKCIYLAQESYYKACDSLQAYTTVPCSLMQQQI encoded by the exons ATGAACAGGTGGAAGTGCTTGCAATCCCTAACTCTGGCCAGAAAACCATTTTTCAGAAAAGGGTTTCTTATCTTGAAGAG GTCACTTATTGTCAATTTGGCAACCGCTAACTGCTACAAAGTTGAGCATTTGAAAAGACCAGAAAACTGGGCATTAG TTGAGAAGGCCAAGTACATCTATGTTGCTGGTTTTTTCTCAACTGTATATCCAGAATCCATTCAGCTTGTTACTGAACATGTAGCTGCAAATAACAAG GTTTTCAGCATGAACCTTTCTACCCCATTTATCTGTGAATTTTTCAAGGATGTCCAGGAGAAAGCTAGCTGTGCC CTGCTCAACGAGCCTAAAACAATGGTTGATTGTTGCTCATTTGACATTATTTTTGGCAGAAAATGCATCTATCTTGCTCAAGAGAGTTACTACAAA GCTTGTGATTCCTTACAGGCTTACACAACAGTGCCATGCTCACTGATGCAACAACAAATTTAG
- the LOC133733654 gene encoding putative axial regulator YABBY 2: protein MSMELMASSERVCYVHCNLCNTILAVSVPAFNGPLTAATTTVVTVRCGHCANLLSVNIGAASLQYHSTSPSPTTTAAATPHPHPHTQHYHSHPNIFAHQKQHQVSSEDSSSNKDYGSSSSSSTSSKCNKFAAAPAFDQSSTTVDQPRVSPIRPPEKRQRVPSAYNRFIKEEIQRIKAGNPDISHREAFSTAAKNWAHFPHIHFGLKLESNKQAKLDNQTFAGEGTQKSTNGFY from the exons ATGTCAATGGAATTGATGGCATCCTCCGAACGTGTTTGTTATGTTCATTGCAAcctctgcaacaccattttaGCG GTGAGTGTTCCAGCATTCAACGGCCCATTGACGGCGGCAACGACGACAGTGGTGACGGTGAGATGTGGTCACTGCGCAAATCTGCTGTCTGTTAACATCGGAGCAGCTTCGCTCCAATACCACTCAACTAGTCCCAGTCCTACCACTACTGCTGCTGCTACTCCTCACCCTCATCCCCATACTCAGCATTATCATTCTCATCCTAATATTTTCGCGCACCAG AAGCAACATCAGGTGAGCTCTGAGGACTCCTCATCAAATAAGGACTACggatcttcatcatcatcgtcTACTTCTTCCAAATGCAACAAGTTTGCTGCTGCTCCTGCATTTGATCAGTCCTCTACTACTGTAGACCAACCAAGAGTCTCTCCCATTCGCC CACCAGAGAAGAGACAACGCGTTCCTTCAGCTTATAATAGGTTTATCAA ggaggaaatccaaagGATCAAAGCTGGTAATCCTGACATTAGCCATAGGGAAGCTTTTAGCACAGCAGCCAAAAAT TGGGCACATTTTCCTCACATTCACTTTGGGTTAAAGCTGGAAAGCAACAAGCAAGCAAAGCTGGATAATCAAACTTTTGCAGGAGAGGGAACTCAAAAGTCTACTAATGGCTTCTACTAA